In one window of Miscanthus floridulus cultivar M001 chromosome 12, ASM1932011v1, whole genome shotgun sequence DNA:
- the LOC136496317 gene encoding uncharacterized protein — MDGLLSKLRSLDAYPKVNEDFYSRTLSGGIITLASSVVMLLLFVSELRLYLHAVTETTLRVDTSRGETLRINFDVTFPALQCSIISLDAMDISGQEHLDVKHDIFKQRIDAHGNVIATRQDAVGAMKMEAPLQHHGGRLEHNETYCGSCYGAQESDGQCCNSCEDVREAYRKKGWGVSNPDLLDQCKREGFLQSIKDEEGEGCNIYGFIEVNKVAGNFHFAPGKSFQQSNVHVHDLLPFQKDSFNVSHNINRLSFGEYFPGVVNPLDGANWVQHSSYGMYQYFIKVVPTVYTDKNEHIILSNQFSVTEHFRSGESGRMQALPGVFFFYDLSPIKVTFTEQHVSFLHFLTNVCAIVGGVFTVSGIIDSFVYHSQRAIKKKMEIGKFN, encoded by the exons ATGGACGGGCTCCTGTCGAAGCTCCGTAGCCTGGACGCGTACCCCAAGGTGAACGAGGACTTCTACAGCCGCACCCTCTCCGGCGGCATCATCACGCTCGCCTCCTCCGTTGTCATGCTCCTCCTCTTCGTCTCCGAGCTCC GATTATATCTCCATGCAGTTACTGAGACAACGCTAAGGGTTGATACTTCAAGGGGAGAAACACTTCGCATAAAT TTTGATGTCACCTTTCCAGCTCTTCAATGTTCTATAATTAGCCTGGATGCAATGGACATCAGTGGACAGGAGCACCTAGATGTG AAACATGATATATTCAAGCAGCGAATTGATGCCCATGGCAATGTTATTGCGACTAGGCAAGATGCAGTTGGTGCGATGAAG ATGGAAGCACCTCTACAACATCATGGTGGAAGGCTTGAACACAATGAAACCTATTGTGGCTCTTGTTATGGTGCACAAGAA TCTGATGGTCAATGTTGTAACTCATGTGAAGATGTTCGCGAAGCCTATAGGAAAAAAGGTTGGGGTGTATCAAATCCAGATTTACTTGACCAG TGCAAAAGGGAGGGCTTTCTTCAAAGTATAAAGGATGAAGAAGGCGAAGGATGCAATATTTATGGCTTCATTGAAGTTAATAAGGTTGCTGGGAATTTCCATTTTGCTCCAGGGAAAAGTTTCCAGCAGTCAAATGTGCACGTCCATGACTTGCTTCCGTTCCAGAAGGACAGCTTCAAT GTCAGCCATAATATAAACAGACTAAGTTTTGGCGAATACTTTCCTGGTGTTGTTAATCCACTTGATGG GGCAAATTGGGTGCAGCATTCATCATATGGAATGTATCAATACTTCATCAAG GTTGTTCCTACAGTCTACACCGACAAAAATGAACACATTATTCTATCTAATCAG TTCTCTGTAACCGAACATTTTAGAAGTGGTGAGAGTGGTCGGATGCAGGCTCTTCCTGGCGTGTTCTTCTTTTATGACCTTTCTCCAATCAAG GTCACATTCACGGAACAACATGTGTCATTTTTACACTTTTTAACTAATGTTTGCGCTATTGTTGGAG